One segment of Candidatus Melainabacteria bacterium DNA contains the following:
- a CDS encoding serine/threonine protein kinase produces MVDHETRKQQSLSKFCIKCGDKFASGMTKCPKDGGELMELRQDMIGTTFAKKYQITSILGEGGMSVVYKAKHKYMERVVAVKVLHKHLIADAVALQRFQQESQAASSLSHPNIVTVYDFGIEEGQAFFVMDCLEGPTLQDVLEKQERIAPKEAISILVQLCDGLEHAHRKGIVHRDLKPSNLVLMPQDDGSQLLKIVDFGIAKLMPSEDGKTRQALTQTGEVFGSPLFMSPEQCMGRAPDLRSDIYSVGCLMYEALTGVPPLMGDTSFETMTKHVNEMPLAFKQVNPESNIPPALEAVVFRCLQKDPEDRYQSAAEIINDLPATERPAIRNITIHPLAHMKPAQKKPTFVFPTTIVLALTITAVSSYYLFFWKGPLSDSGTPYHKFRWNVYMTLADTAARSDHNQDAAKYLLEAERETKFLSDRQEKYLKTLSQQAEIYGRLADTEKVQLVTQKIAEVKKERALGDFERLLKILTSAKTASAMNKNMNDAVVNYNNVKELAATLHEDGMFSQEEDLLTAATEVYKRALPPNDAQLGDIISALARCYESEQKMDLAGSCFREANDIYKKSAPGSVKSTKGLLELGIFEKDQSNFDTSKQYLSTALDQARKLPDKQLLTQCLNAYGDWFRQQNNSKEAKALFDEAKAVARK; encoded by the coding sequence ATGGTTGATCACGAAACTCGAAAACAGCAATCTCTATCGAAGTTCTGCATCAAGTGCGGCGACAAGTTTGCCAGCGGCATGACAAAGTGCCCGAAAGACGGCGGCGAGCTGATGGAATTGCGTCAGGACATGATCGGCACGACATTTGCCAAGAAATACCAGATTACTTCCATCCTGGGCGAAGGCGGCATGAGCGTCGTCTATAAAGCCAAACACAAATATATGGAACGCGTCGTCGCCGTAAAGGTGTTGCACAAACATCTAATTGCAGATGCAGTAGCGCTGCAGCGCTTTCAGCAAGAGTCGCAGGCAGCAAGTTCACTTTCACATCCCAACATCGTCACCGTTTATGACTTCGGGATCGAAGAAGGTCAGGCGTTCTTCGTTATGGACTGCCTGGAAGGTCCGACTCTGCAGGATGTACTTGAAAAACAAGAACGCATCGCCCCCAAAGAAGCAATCAGTATTTTGGTGCAACTTTGCGATGGGCTCGAACATGCACATCGCAAAGGTATCGTGCATCGTGACTTGAAGCCCAGCAACCTTGTATTGATGCCGCAAGACGACGGCAGTCAGTTGCTGAAAATAGTTGATTTTGGAATCGCGAAATTGATGCCGAGTGAAGACGGCAAAACCAGACAAGCGCTCACTCAAACCGGCGAAGTATTTGGCAGCCCACTTTTCATGAGCCCGGAACAATGCATGGGACGAGCTCCAGACCTGCGTTCCGATATCTACTCGGTCGGCTGTTTGATGTACGAAGCGCTGACCGGAGTGCCACCACTTATGGGTGACACATCCTTCGAAACGATGACCAAACATGTCAACGAGATGCCCCTCGCCTTCAAACAAGTCAATCCCGAATCGAATATCCCACCGGCTCTCGAAGCCGTTGTCTTCCGCTGTCTGCAAAAAGATCCAGAAGATCGCTACCAGAGCGCCGCTGAAATCATCAACGATCTTCCTGCTACGGAAAGACCGGCGATTCGCAACATTACAATTCATCCGCTGGCTCACATGAAGCCGGCGCAAAAGAAACCGACATTCGTCTTTCCAACTACTATCGTGCTGGCCCTGACGATTACAGCAGTTTCGTCGTACTATCTATTTTTCTGGAAAGGCCCGCTGTCAGACAGCGGCACACCTTATCACAAGTTCCGCTGGAATGTTTACATGACCCTGGCAGACACGGCAGCGCGCTCTGATCACAATCAAGATGCGGCCAAATATCTGCTTGAAGCTGAGCGAGAAACTAAGTTTCTCAGCGATCGCCAGGAGAAGTATTTAAAGACACTGTCGCAACAAGCGGAAATCTATGGACGCCTGGCTGACACTGAAAAAGTTCAGCTGGTGACGCAAAAAATTGCAGAAGTGAAGAAAGAACGAGCACTCGGTGACTTCGAAAGGCTTCTGAAAATTTTGACTTCAGCCAAAACAGCATCGGCGATGAACAAAAATATGAATGATGCTGTGGTCAATTACAACAATGTCAAAGAATTAGCAGCAACATTGCACGAAGACGGAATGTTCTCGCAAGAAGAAGATTTGCTGACCGCTGCAACTGAAGTCTACAAGCGAGCTTTACCACCCAATGATGCGCAGCTGGGAGACATAATCAGCGCCCTGGCAAGGTGCTATGAATCAGAGCAGAAAATGGATCTGGCAGGCTCATGTTTCAGAGAAGCGAACGACATCTATAAAAAATCAGCACCAGGTTCAGTCAAATCGACAAAAGGTTTGCTCGAACTGGGTATTTTCGAAAAAGATCAAAGCAACTTCGACACGTCCAAACAATATCTTTCTACGGCTCTCGATCAAGCTCGAAAACTGCCTGATAAACAGCTTCTTACTCAATGTTTAAATGCCTACGGTGACTGGTTCAGACAGCAAAACAACAGCAAGGAAGCCAAAGCTTTATTTGATGAAGCGAAAGCAGTAGCCAGAAAGTAA